In Nitrospira sp. MA-1, the following proteins share a genomic window:
- a CDS encoding proline dehydrogenase family protein yields the protein MIAHDSLEPDIRRIGQTLAKYAHHHTPGFWDHRWWTSLLLDWGTRDEQFKVQLFRFIDVLPSLQTDAQFVRILKEYFQDLPTLPGPLQWLLHRFSKNSLTAQVGTRILRRQFLKMAYTFMAGETVGHAVPTLTQLWEAGSACSLDLLGESTVSEEEADQYHTRCLQTLTQLHEIIPQWNHQHLLETDHLGSLPRINLSIKLSALYSQLDPIDPESSYAGVAPRLRSILELAQALPASLTFDMEQAELEPLILLVFMRLFSEPAYQHFPHASIAIQAYLKHTNHTLDTLLAWGKQRNTPFGIRLVKGAYWDSEVIRYQQQGWPIPVFLKKTDTDANYEHLAQRILEHRAFIRPAFGSHNIRTLAVVQAMGDSLNLPPGTFEYQMLYGMAEPLRDAVVQQGFRLRVYAPIGELLPGMAYLVRRLLENTSNESFIRRQYETAESLEHLLLAPSNAHKNGEETMSREIQPEATVLAEDSPERFSNEPHSDFSQKDVQRDLSLALNHIGPLLGQIHSYPVPTPMQWFGAELISTNPSFPGQIIAKFPTPSPDQIDPIVHIAHDHIGTWAKVPPKARARILFHAAGLMRQRKSELAAWEILETGKPWREADADVAEAIDFLEFYGREMIRLGTPERLGIEPGEYNQRIFQPRGLAVVIAPWNFSLAIPTGLVSAALVSGNVVLFKPSERSPMMGYHLFTLLMEAGLPEGVLQFLPGGPDVGQALVKHPKVHLIAFTGSQTVGLNIIREAGQVSAGQRHIKHVIAEMGGKNAIIVDETADLDEAVMGALASATGYQGQKCSACSRILVLNDVYPLFIERLKQAASSIPIGPPEHPGNRMGPLIDQRALERVRHFVQLGKTDGTCLLDCQIEGPGYFQGPVILTNLPPSHPVVQDEIFGPVMVVLKVSTISEALELANNSPYALTGGIYSRSPANIQLARDTFDVGNLYINRPITGSLVNRQPFGGHRLSGIGRKAGGSGYLEQFMVEKVITENTLRRGFAPTQ from the coding sequence ATGATTGCGCATGATTCGTTGGAACCTGACATTCGGCGCATTGGACAAACATTAGCCAAATACGCTCATCACCATACACCGGGATTTTGGGATCACCGGTGGTGGACCTCACTGCTTCTAGATTGGGGAACTCGTGATGAACAGTTCAAAGTGCAATTGTTTCGCTTTATTGACGTCCTTCCCTCCCTTCAGACAGACGCACAATTTGTGCGTATCCTGAAGGAATACTTCCAAGATCTGCCGACTCTCCCTGGTCCCCTGCAGTGGCTCCTGCACCGGTTTTCAAAAAATTCCCTTACGGCCCAAGTTGGGACACGGATATTGCGACGCCAATTTTTGAAAATGGCCTACACATTTATGGCAGGGGAAACCGTCGGTCACGCTGTCCCGACGCTCACTCAACTTTGGGAAGCAGGAAGTGCGTGTTCGCTGGATTTGCTCGGAGAATCCACGGTCAGTGAAGAGGAGGCCGACCAATATCACACGCGATGCCTTCAGACATTGACCCAATTACATGAGATTATCCCACAATGGAATCATCAACATCTATTAGAAACCGATCATCTTGGGTCTCTTCCCAGGATCAATCTGTCCATCAAACTCTCTGCCTTATATTCGCAATTAGACCCGATTGATCCTGAGAGCAGTTACGCTGGGGTTGCCCCTCGACTACGATCGATCCTGGAGCTTGCGCAGGCCCTCCCTGCCTCCCTCACATTTGATATGGAACAGGCCGAATTGGAGCCGCTCATTCTTTTGGTATTTATGCGCTTATTTTCTGAACCTGCCTACCAACATTTTCCGCATGCCAGCATCGCCATACAAGCCTACCTCAAGCACACCAACCACACACTGGATACTCTTCTAGCATGGGGAAAACAGCGCAACACTCCCTTCGGTATTCGCCTCGTCAAAGGCGCCTACTGGGACTCTGAAGTGATTCGCTATCAACAACAAGGTTGGCCCATCCCGGTCTTCTTAAAAAAAACCGACACGGATGCGAACTACGAACACCTCGCCCAGCGAATTCTGGAACATCGAGCCTTCATTCGCCCGGCCTTTGGCTCGCACAATATTCGAACCTTAGCCGTAGTCCAGGCGATGGGCGACTCACTTAATCTCCCGCCGGGAACGTTTGAATATCAGATGTTATATGGCATGGCCGAACCTCTACGTGATGCCGTGGTTCAACAGGGATTTCGGCTTAGAGTCTATGCGCCGATTGGGGAACTTCTTCCCGGCATGGCCTATCTCGTGCGTCGGTTATTGGAAAATACCTCGAATGAAAGTTTTATTCGACGCCAATATGAAACGGCCGAATCCCTGGAGCATCTGCTATTGGCACCCTCAAACGCTCACAAGAATGGAGAGGAGACGATGTCTCGGGAAATTCAGCCGGAAGCCACTGTACTCGCTGAAGACAGTCCCGAGAGATTTTCCAACGAACCACATTCGGATTTTTCTCAAAAGGACGTTCAACGAGATCTTTCTCTAGCTCTCAATCACATCGGTCCCCTCCTGGGACAAATCCATTCATATCCGGTTCCAACCCCCATGCAATGGTTTGGGGCAGAACTGATCTCGACTAACCCTAGTTTTCCTGGGCAAATTATTGCCAAATTTCCAACTCCATCTCCTGACCAGATTGATCCGATTGTTCACATCGCGCACGACCATATCGGTACGTGGGCAAAGGTCCCTCCGAAAGCTCGTGCGCGGATTTTATTTCATGCAGCCGGGCTGATGCGACAACGCAAATCGGAATTAGCCGCGTGGGAAATACTGGAAACCGGTAAGCCCTGGCGGGAAGCCGATGCCGATGTCGCTGAAGCCATCGATTTTCTGGAATTTTATGGAAGGGAAATGATTCGGTTAGGCACTCCGGAGCGCCTGGGAATAGAGCCAGGGGAATATAACCAACGGATTTTCCAACCACGAGGATTGGCCGTGGTGATTGCGCCGTGGAATTTTTCGTTAGCCATCCCCACCGGTCTTGTTTCGGCAGCCTTAGTCAGCGGGAATGTTGTGCTGTTTAAACCATCCGAGCGCTCACCGATGATGGGGTATCACCTCTTCACGCTGCTCATGGAAGCTGGGTTACCTGAAGGCGTCTTGCAATTTCTTCCTGGTGGGCCGGACGTGGGACAAGCCCTTGTCAAACACCCCAAGGTCCATCTCATTGCCTTTACAGGATCACAAACCGTTGGATTGAATATTATCCGGGAGGCCGGTCAGGTGTCGGCTGGACAGCGACATATTAAACATGTCATTGCAGAAATGGGGGGAAAAAATGCGATCATTGTTGATGAAACGGCCGATTTGGATGAAGCGGTAATGGGGGCATTAGCCAGCGCAACCGGCTACCAAGGACAAAAATGCTCCGCCTGCTCCAGAATCCTTGTCCTAAACGATGTGTACCCCTTATTTATTGAACGACTCAAACAGGCGGCTTCAAGCATTCCGATTGGTCCACCCGAACACCCTGGAAACCGGATGGGACCACTCATTGATCAACGGGCACTGGAACGAGTCCGGCACTTTGTGCAACTTGGGAAAACAGATGGTACGTGCCTTCTCGATTGTCAGATTGAGGGACCTGGGTATTTTCAAGGGCCGGTGATACTCACAAATCTACCCCCTTCGCATCCTGTCGTTCAGGATGAAATATTTGGCCCGGTCATGGTTGTGTTGAAGGTCTCTACAATTTCTGAAGCTCTGGAATTAGCCAATAATTCCCCCTATGCCCTTACCGGAGGAATCTATTCACGCAGTCCTGCCAATATCCAACTGGCTCGTGACACATTTGATGTGGGGAATTTATATATCAATCGACCGATTACCGGATCATTGGTGAACCGGCAGCCTTTTGGAGGGCATCGATTATCAGGAATCGGCCGGAAAGCCGGCGGAAGCGGGTATCTTGAGCAATTCATGGTGGAAAAAGTGATTACGGAAAACACGCTTCGCCGTGGCTTCGCTCCGACGCAATAA
- a CDS encoding STAS domain-containing protein, producing MLVRARWEKETRVLLLSGRFDKFGRVPIETALAAGEGRACNHVVMDFSRVSSMDSAGIGRLLLLYHSLRRKGMGLTVINPKPSVETLLDLADLTTIIPIIPEKSEIRSVA from the coding sequence ATGTTGGTACGAGCACGGTGGGAGAAGGAAACGAGGGTCTTGCTGCTTTCTGGTCGGTTCGATAAATTTGGACGAGTACCAATTGAAACGGCCTTGGCGGCGGGAGAGGGACGAGCTTGCAACCACGTTGTGATGGATTTTTCACGAGTGTCGTCAATGGATAGTGCAGGCATTGGAAGATTGTTGTTGCTCTATCATTCGCTTCGAAGGAAAGGCATGGGATTGACGGTGATCAATCCAAAACCCTCGGTTGAGACACTTTTGGATCTGGCGGATCTAACCACCATTATTCCCATTATCCCGGAAAAGTCTGAAATCCGATCGGTTGCCTGA
- a CDS encoding ABC transporter permease produces the protein MKRMPSSFILMSVLVMLFLYLPVVILIGLSFNASTMGVAWKGFTFQWYEKLALDRAILEATVNSVVIAIISTGLALFLGVGTAIGLETRQGGQKAWVNMILLLPLVIPEILLGVALLMVFVLCQVHLGFGTIIIGHMVFNLPLTIVMVRARLRKLDPAWEDAARDLGATSWDVLTRITLPLLRPAIWGAGLLGFTVSLDDFVVTFFVAGPGSTTLPLKVFSMIRTGMTPEVNALSAVMVVVSMLCVGLSWFLQERSAPASSESSYL, from the coding sequence ATGAAGCGGATGCCGAGCAGTTTCATCCTCATGAGTGTGCTGGTCATGCTCTTTTTATATCTGCCGGTGGTCATCCTGATCGGCCTGTCATTTAATGCCTCCACAATGGGAGTGGCGTGGAAGGGGTTCACGTTTCAGTGGTACGAAAAGCTGGCCCTGGACCGGGCGATTCTCGAAGCGACGGTCAATAGTGTGGTGATTGCAATAATATCAACCGGATTGGCCCTTTTTCTTGGAGTGGGGACCGCCATCGGTCTGGAAACCCGTCAAGGGGGGCAGAAGGCGTGGGTCAACATGATCCTGTTGCTGCCACTGGTCATCCCGGAAATATTATTGGGTGTGGCCTTATTGATGGTGTTTGTCTTATGTCAGGTCCATCTGGGGTTTGGGACCATCATTATCGGACATATGGTCTTCAATCTTCCGTTGACCATCGTCATGGTCAGAGCCCGTCTCCGTAAGCTGGATCCTGCCTGGGAAGACGCGGCGCGTGATTTGGGCGCCACTTCATGGGACGTGCTCACCCGCATCACACTTCCCTTGTTACGTCCGGCAATCTGGGGGGCAGGACTGTTAGGGTTTACCGTATCGTTGGATGACTTTGTCGTGACATTTTTTGTCGCCGGCCCCGGTTCAACCACCCTCCCACTCAAAGTGTTTTCGATGATCAGAACAGGGATGACTCCCGAAGTGAATGCCTTGTCGGCGGTAATGGTCGTGGTCTCCATGCTGTGCGTGGGGTTGTCTTGGTTCCTCCAGGAGCGGTCGGCACCGGCTTCGTCTGAATCTTCGTATTTATGA
- a CDS encoding ABC transporter permease produces MVGTRWVGFALPISSMLTNRFATSSAFPVRLSLVSAGLFLGLFFFLPLVLVFGVSLASRGLYGGISWIATWENYQRVFDPLVGVIFFRSLLLAGLTTLVCAVVAFPLAYCLARASRPWQLILLTLVMIPFWTNFLVRTYAWVLIFRADGILNSLLIRVGFLEEPLSLLFTDVSVFVGLVYGYLPFMVLPLVAAIERISPQLEDAAFDLYASMGAMFRHVLLPLSAPGFLAGGVLVFIPSLGAFITPYLLGGGQNMMVGTFIQQEFLVARDWPFGSAISFGLMGSVLLIWFLLARTSVGKDPS; encoded by the coding sequence ATGGTGGGCACACGATGGGTTGGTTTTGCCCTCCCAATCTCCTCCATGCTGACCAATCGTTTTGCCACATCTTCCGCATTTCCTGTCAGGCTGTCCCTCGTATCGGCAGGCCTCTTCTTGGGCCTGTTCTTTTTTCTCCCGCTGGTATTGGTCTTTGGAGTGAGTCTGGCAAGCCGGGGATTGTATGGGGGAATTTCCTGGATCGCGACCTGGGAAAATTATCAACGTGTCTTCGATCCGCTCGTGGGAGTCATATTTTTTCGGTCGCTTCTCCTGGCTGGATTAACGACTCTAGTTTGTGCAGTGGTGGCGTTTCCCTTAGCCTATTGTCTGGCCAGGGCTTCCCGGCCCTGGCAACTCATATTATTGACCCTTGTGATGATTCCATTTTGGACGAATTTTTTGGTTCGCACCTATGCGTGGGTGTTGATTTTTCGGGCGGACGGTATTCTGAATAGTCTGTTGATCAGAGTGGGGTTTCTGGAGGAGCCGCTTTCCTTATTGTTCACGGATGTGTCGGTATTTGTGGGACTGGTCTATGGCTATCTGCCCTTTATGGTGCTTCCTCTGGTGGCGGCCATAGAACGCATCTCTCCCCAATTAGAAGACGCGGCGTTTGATTTATATGCGTCTATGGGCGCGATGTTCCGACATGTGCTGCTCCCGCTCAGTGCCCCAGGTTTTCTGGCCGGGGGAGTGTTGGTCTTTATTCCTTCCCTCGGTGCCTTTATTACGCCGTATTTATTGGGTGGAGGACAAAACATGATGGTGGGGACCTTCATCCAGCAGGAATTTTTGGTCGCCCGGGACTGGCCGTTTGGATCAGCCATCTCATTCGGGCTGATGGGAAGCGTTCTTCTTATTTGGTTTTTGCTAGCTCGGACGTCAGTGGGAAAGGATCCGTCATGA
- a CDS encoding ATP-dependent Clp protease adaptor ClpS, whose protein sequence is MLYPITYGIVKDPETLETIDTGTGKDFEAEVVVYNCDCHTYQQVVSLFCQVIPRMTPKKAFELAWQIDHHGSAIVYQGDIKDADIIGKQLAAGGLRVEVRY, encoded by the coding sequence ATGCTCTACCCTATTACCTATGGAATCGTAAAAGACCCGGAAACCCTAGAAACCATTGACACAGGAACCGGAAAAGATTTTGAGGCTGAAGTCGTCGTCTACAATTGCGATTGTCATACCTACCAACAAGTCGTCAGTCTTTTTTGTCAGGTGATTCCCAGGATGACCCCGAAAAAAGCCTTTGAATTAGCCTGGCAGATTGATCACCACGGAAGTGCAATCGTCTATCAAGGAGACATTAAAGACGCTGATATAATTGGGAAGCAGTTGGCAGCAGGTGGTTTGAGAGTTGAAGTCCGCTATTGA
- a CDS encoding STAS domain-containing protein, giving the protein MPALSESCLLPTKPLHSLLCLTDKPLMQDFDNSKHPTTRVLTLSGHLDSLQTLRLEKFIEEAQQGTCRHVILNLSKVATMDLGGVGNLFTWYHALHINQVRLSIVAPSPMVRNTMESLHLTELISIHSSIPEAISHHHVPNSVSS; this is encoded by the coding sequence ATGCCCGCACTTTCCGAGAGTTGTCTTTTACCCACAAAGCCTCTTCACTCTCTCCTCTGTCTTACCGATAAACCTCTTATGCAGGACTTTGATAACTCCAAGCATCCTACCACCAGAGTATTAACCCTTTCCGGACATCTGGATTCCCTTCAAACCCTGAGGCTTGAAAAATTTATTGAGGAGGCCCAGCAAGGAACCTGTCGTCACGTCATCCTCAATCTTTCCAAAGTGGCCACGATGGACCTGGGCGGAGTGGGCAACCTCTTCACGTGGTACCACGCTTTGCATATCAATCAGGTGCGCCTCAGTATCGTGGCTCCGTCCCCCATGGTCCGCAATACGATGGAATCTCTCCATTTGACGGAACTCATTTCAATCCATTCGTCCATCCCTGAAGCGATCAGTCATCATCATGTCCCCAATTCCGTTTCTTCCTAG
- a CDS encoding STAS domain-containing protein, translating into MMSMIHTQPTSIDDMHVITFGTCFDGSAEPALEAAVLQVQEIQGKHIILNMETLTTLNSRALGKLFLTYHHLNRKQIRLSMVNPKPAVREMLAFVNFPKIVPIYDSVDDVVAFEQRQMESSGIPE; encoded by the coding sequence ATGATGTCTATGATCCATACCCAACCGACTTCAATTGACGATATGCATGTTATTACATTCGGGACCTGCTTTGATGGGTCTGCCGAACCTGCTTTAGAGGCGGCTGTTTTACAGGTGCAGGAAATTCAGGGCAAACATATCATTCTGAATATGGAAACCCTGACCACACTTAATAGTCGTGCCTTAGGGAAATTATTCCTCACCTACCATCATCTCAATCGGAAGCAAATCCGGCTCAGTATGGTCAATCCAAAGCCGGCAGTCCGTGAAATGTTAGCATTTGTCAATTTTCCGAAGATCGTCCCCATCTATGATTCGGTTGATGACGTAGTGGCTTTCGAGCAACGTCAGATGGAATCTTCAGGCATCCCAGAGTAA
- a CDS encoding ABC transporter ATP-binding protein, whose amino-acid sequence MNESVVLDKVIKTHGLVRAVDHVSLAIQNGEFFSILGPSGSGKTTILRLIAGLDRPDQGDIIIQQRAVTLDPPHKRPVNMVFQHYALFPHLSVFENVAFGLKMKGDGRANIQKAVSHMLALVRLQGKEKRLPGQLSGGEQQRVALARALVNRPVVLLLDEPLAALDQQLRQEMQGELKRLQREVKATFICVTHQQDEALMLSDRIAVMHGGKLLQVGTPQEIYDHPVSSVVAKFIGLSNVLSGTIASCDGGLCRVESNGLSPVMVSCSPHDFPQGAVTVIVRPERVHVSSNMSANRYDNGLQAMMHHVAFSGNEVVYHVRLQDGAIWMARVPIAEAQACPLTVGQQVYVQWWAHDGLVLPSQSPPC is encoded by the coding sequence GTGAATGAAAGCGTCGTCCTCGATAAGGTTATCAAAACTCATGGTCTCGTGAGGGCGGTGGATCATGTGTCCTTGGCGATTCAGAACGGGGAATTTTTTTCCATATTGGGACCGAGTGGGTCGGGGAAAACCACAATCCTTCGGTTAATTGCTGGATTAGATCGGCCGGATCAAGGGGACATTATAATTCAGCAACGTGCTGTCACCTTGGATCCCCCTCATAAGCGACCCGTGAATATGGTGTTTCAGCATTATGCGCTCTTCCCGCATCTGTCCGTGTTTGAAAATGTGGCCTTTGGATTAAAAATGAAAGGAGATGGCCGGGCCAATATTCAAAAGGCGGTGAGTCACATGTTGGCTCTGGTTCGTTTGCAAGGAAAGGAGAAGCGACTCCCCGGGCAACTGTCCGGAGGGGAGCAACAACGGGTGGCGCTTGCACGAGCCCTAGTGAATCGTCCGGTCGTCCTGCTGTTGGATGAGCCCTTGGCTGCTTTGGATCAGCAGCTACGCCAGGAGATGCAGGGAGAATTGAAGCGATTGCAGCGTGAGGTGAAGGCGACATTTATTTGCGTGACCCATCAGCAGGATGAAGCCCTCATGCTCTCGGATCGGATTGCGGTCATGCATGGGGGGAAGTTGTTGCAGGTGGGAACGCCTCAGGAGATTTATGATCACCCCGTATCTTCGGTTGTGGCCAAGTTTATCGGGCTTTCCAATGTGTTGTCGGGCACCATTGCCAGTTGTGACGGTGGGTTGTGTCGGGTTGAATCGAATGGCTTGTCACCCGTCATGGTCTCGTGTTCCCCACATGATTTTCCGCAGGGGGCCGTCACGGTCATAGTTCGCCCCGAACGCGTGCATGTGTCCTCTAACATGTCTGCCAATCGATATGACAATGGTCTTCAGGCGATGATGCACCACGTGGCATTTTCCGGGAATGAAGTGGTGTACCATGTTCGGCTTCAGGACGGGGCGATCTGGATGGCTCGCGTGCCAATTGCCGAAGCACAGGCCTGTCCCTTGACAGTTGGTCAACAGGTGTACGTGCAATGGTGGGCACACGATGGGTTGGTTTTGCCCTCCCAATCTCCTCCATGCTGA
- a CDS encoding OmpA family protein, which produces MWVCPKRSALIVVVTLGVLMASGCSSHSVRTGANSEGDGMASSEDAVDTNRIMGQANGSGEGRGINGGLVNGVKPSQHSNGSNSQDMDMVNGADPNSNPEGMQGTQRAFGLGGSNYKHQYPGVDGSDPNHGPVSGFENGMASSQNPDPEAWANAYLGDGKNRREFYGDPSKSGIPMDGSSQGGVNPANWGEAYRKEHGGPSPEYVDPDSSIAIGPGQQGRVSVGIGRTDKNGSIFESNFSGSMGIQRGQVQDIYFAFDSWNISGDAAKFLEEGAQWLQANPGKALTIEGHCDQRGTQDYNLVLGQKRADAARTYLVNLGVQPDRIKIVSYGKERPFCQHDNEDCFQENRRNHMVVRVN; this is translated from the coding sequence ATGTGGGTTTGTCCAAAACGTAGCGCTTTAATTGTCGTTGTCACGTTGGGAGTCCTTATGGCTTCGGGGTGTAGTAGCCATTCGGTCCGAACTGGGGCCAACTCGGAAGGGGATGGGATGGCCTCAAGTGAAGATGCAGTTGACACCAATAGGATTATGGGTCAGGCAAATGGATCAGGTGAGGGAAGAGGAATAAATGGCGGGTTGGTTAATGGAGTCAAACCTTCTCAGCATTCGAATGGTTCGAATTCCCAAGATATGGATATGGTTAATGGGGCAGATCCAAATTCGAATCCTGAAGGGATGCAGGGAACGCAACGAGCATTTGGCCTAGGTGGCTCAAACTATAAGCATCAATACCCCGGTGTAGATGGATCTGACCCTAATCATGGACCTGTTTCTGGATTTGAAAATGGAATGGCGTCGAGTCAGAATCCTGATCCAGAAGCTTGGGCAAATGCCTATTTGGGAGATGGCAAGAATCGCCGTGAGTTTTATGGAGATCCGTCAAAGTCCGGGATTCCCATGGACGGCTCTTCACAAGGAGGAGTGAATCCTGCGAACTGGGGCGAAGCGTATAGGAAGGAACATGGCGGTCCTTCTCCTGAGTATGTCGATCCCGATTCGAGCATTGCTATTGGCCCTGGCCAGCAAGGGCGGGTCTCAGTGGGAATTGGGAGAACCGATAAGAATGGCTCGATATTTGAGTCAAATTTTAGTGGGTCCATGGGGATCCAACGGGGTCAGGTTCAGGACATTTACTTTGCCTTTGATAGTTGGAATATTTCTGGCGACGCCGCCAAGTTTCTTGAGGAAGGGGCCCAATGGTTGCAGGCGAATCCTGGAAAGGCTTTGACGATTGAGGGGCACTGCGACCAAAGAGGGACTCAGGATTATAATTTGGTATTAGGTCAAAAACGGGCCGATGCAGCACGAACATATTTAGTGAATCTCGGTGTGCAACCGGACCGGATTAAAATTGTCTCCTACGGCAAAGAGCGACCATTTTGTCAACACGACAATGAAGATTGTTTCCAGGAAAATCGACGAAATCATATGGTTGTTCGGGTCAATTGA
- a CDS encoding dienelactone hydrolase family protein, translating to MTQHTTPYDIEQIGYTVVRFNSSGIFETHKDHMVDPYAETRHAKGPQVEGLQFAPQEANKILPAMVLLHDRYGLTSHIQELAKGLSCQGYVVLVPNLYVRQGGMVTANAEVADALMERVNEQQALQDINASFEFLNANLTEDINLERTTRNAHAVIGFGMGGSLAIKTAAHRRRLQAAVAISGTLPTDPELAQRLYCPLLLQTPGKSLLNSAEERDQFCKMANQAGKKIEVRSYPDASDEFWQSSTPSYRASDLEDVLQTSIDFINAIIHKTP from the coding sequence ATGACCCAACACACTACTCCCTATGACATTGAACAAATTGGATATACCGTTGTGCGATTTAATAGTTCAGGAATTTTTGAAACACACAAAGACCACATGGTGGATCCCTACGCGGAAACACGACATGCTAAAGGCCCGCAGGTGGAGGGTCTTCAATTCGCCCCCCAAGAGGCCAACAAAATACTACCGGCTATGGTCCTCCTGCATGATCGCTATGGACTCACGTCCCATATTCAGGAATTAGCAAAAGGCCTCTCCTGCCAAGGGTACGTGGTCTTAGTTCCCAATTTGTATGTGAGACAGGGCGGGATGGTGACGGCCAATGCTGAAGTTGCCGATGCCTTAATGGAACGAGTCAATGAGCAACAAGCCTTACAAGACATCAATGCCAGCTTTGAATTTCTCAACGCTAACCTGACCGAGGATATAAATTTAGAAAGAACCACCCGCAATGCGCATGCCGTGATCGGGTTTGGAATGGGCGGATCCCTGGCAATCAAAACTGCTGCGCATCGACGTCGCCTTCAGGCCGCAGTGGCAATCTCTGGGACTCTGCCAACCGACCCTGAATTGGCTCAACGTTTATACTGCCCCCTTCTGCTCCAGACACCGGGAAAAAGCCTACTCAATTCAGCAGAAGAACGTGACCAGTTCTGCAAAATGGCCAACCAGGCCGGGAAAAAGATCGAAGTGCGATCTTATCCCGACGCCTCCGATGAATTCTGGCAAAGTAGCACTCCTAGCTACCGGGCATCAGATCTAGAAGACGTGCTACAAACCTCAATAGACTTCATTAACGCGATCATTCACAAAACCCCATAA
- a CDS encoding SDR family NAD(P)-dependent oxidoreductase yields MGKTILVTGAAGFIGSHAVEALIRRGDQVIGIDNLNDYYDPARKEKNLREVTEHAKTEKWPGTFQFLKGDIRDRELVANLFSDHRFDAVIHLAAMAGVRVSIDDPGLYYDVNVMGTMALLDACVGRIGSQGKRSPSPIFVFASTSSVYGNTKTIPFVPEDSCDKPLAPYAASKRASELLGYTYHHLYGLDCTVFRFFTVYGPRGRPDMMAYKVLDNIFTGCEVPLYNNGNMHRDWTYVEDIVSGLTAAVDRPMGYEILNLGRGEPVHLVDFVKGIEQLAGRAAHLVPAPMLDADIAYTFADISKTRKLLGYNPQTSVPEGVAKFWAWYQSEILPASASKP; encoded by the coding sequence GTGGGTAAAACGATACTGGTAACTGGAGCTGCGGGGTTTATTGGAAGCCATGCGGTGGAAGCATTGATCAGGCGTGGAGATCAAGTGATTGGAATCGATAATCTCAATGATTACTATGATCCTGCGCGTAAAGAGAAAAATCTTCGAGAAGTGACCGAACATGCCAAAACGGAGAAATGGCCCGGCACATTTCAGTTTCTCAAAGGAGATATTCGCGATCGAGAGTTGGTTGCAAATCTTTTTTCTGATCATCGTTTTGACGCTGTTATCCATTTAGCAGCGATGGCGGGAGTTCGGGTATCCATTGATGACCCTGGACTATATTACGATGTCAATGTGATGGGGACGATGGCCTTATTGGATGCGTGTGTGGGGCGGATTGGTTCACAGGGTAAACGTTCACCTTCTCCGATATTTGTGTTTGCATCAACTTCCTCTGTGTATGGCAATACCAAGACGATTCCCTTTGTTCCGGAGGATTCGTGTGATAAGCCGCTTGCCCCGTATGCGGCAAGTAAGCGAGCAAGTGAATTGCTAGGGTATACCTATCATCACTTGTATGGGTTGGATTGCACCGTATTTCGATTTTTTACCGTGTATGGCCCACGTGGTCGTCCCGATATGATGGCCTATAAAGTATTGGATAATATATTTACTGGCTGTGAAGTCCCTCTCTATAACAATGGGAACATGCATCGAGATTGGACGTATGTCGAAGATATTGTCAGTGGTCTTACCGCGGCGGTGGATCGTCCTATGGGTTATGAAATCCTGAATCTTGGACGAGGTGAACCTGTCCACCTTGTCGACTTTGTGAAAGGCATTGAGCAATTAGCAGGACGTGCGGCGCACCTAGTTCCCGCGCCCATGTTGGATGCCGATATAGCCTACACCTTTGCCGACATTTCCAAGACCCGCAAGCTATTGGGGTATAATCCTCAAACATCTGTGCCCGAAGGAGTCGCGAAATTTTGGGCATGGTATCAATCGGAGATATTGCCGGCTTCAGCCTCAAAGCCCTAA
- a CDS encoding STAS domain-containing protein: MLQVREKLNNQSTVIIFTGRFDRQSTIGIGDLILGSKDMRCQHIILDFMGITGIDSVGLGLLYLWYHKLQPQHIGLSIVGPSPNVQAALEGCHLPACVPVYATEHEAIRQEVYC, from the coding sequence ATGCTCCAAGTCCGCGAAAAACTAAATAACCAATCAACCGTCATCATCTTCACGGGACGGTTTGATCGACAATCAACCATTGGTATTGGGGATCTGATCCTTGGATCCAAGGACATGAGGTGTCAGCACATCATTTTGGATTTTATGGGCATCACCGGGATTGATTCGGTGGGTCTCGGTCTCCTGTATCTTTGGTACCATAAACTACAACCTCAACACATTGGGCTAAGTATTGTGGGGCCTTCTCCTAATGTTCAGGCTGCGCTGGAAGGCTGTCACCTTCCTGCCTGCGTTCCGGTCTATGCCACTGAGCACGAGGCAATCAGACAGGAAGTTTACTGTTAG